A stretch of DNA from Spirosoma endbachense:
GCCACGGTTATTAATTCTACTTCTAATAACCGTGGCACGGCTCGAAGCGAAAGTCCTAGAAATTAGTCTGTTTTTCGGAGAACTCTACCTGTTTTAGACTATGCAATCGTCATCCAATCTTTCGATCAACTCGACATCGGCCTGTAAGATTTTAATTGTTGAGGATGAATACATCATTGCCAATGATTTGAGCATCATTCTACAGGATGCTGGATATCCGGTGATCGGGATTGCTAACTCGGTAGCTAAAGCGCTGGCCCTGATGGCGCAGCAGGTGCCCGACATGGTACTGCTTGATATTTACCTGAAAGGAAAGGAAACCGGTATCGATCTGGCAAAACAACTCGAAGAAATCAATATTCCTTTTATTTATATATCCGCCAACGACAACCAGAGCGTGCTGGAAGCGGTGAAGGCAACACAGCCCAGCGGTTACATTGTCAAACCGTTTCGGGAAAAGGATGTCCTGACCGCACTCGAAATCGGGCGATACCGGCATTCGCACAGTGTCGAGCTAAAACTGCGGGAAGAAAAAGCGCTCCAGATCGCCATTACCAATGCTTTGTCTGATACAGCAGAGTGGGAGAAACGGCTATTGACCATAACCCAATTGCTGCAGCAACACATTCCTTTCGACTTTTTAACAATTCGCCACCAGCGACTGGGTACAACGCATAGTTATAATTATTACAGGGTTGGATTTGAGGAATATCAACTGCTAAGCCTACAGGCTATTCAGCAGATGACTAACGCTAAAGTTGATTTCCAGTTACTGCCGCCGGGTAAGCAGTTAGTAAACGGACCTGTTCGTTACAACCAGGAAGGATTAAGTACTTTATGCCAGCAAGACCCATTTATTCAACTCCTGGTAAAAACATTTCGGTTCGAATCGGTCCTGATGATGCCGTTTCGTCTGGTCAATGGGGAGCTGTTTATAATTGGTTTTTTGAGTCGAAATTCCGAACCCTATCTAGCCCGGCATCAGGCGTTGCTGGAGCGTCTGGAACAGCCAATAGTACTAACCCTGGAACGGGTAATGGCTTATGAAGAGATTGCCCGACTCAGCAATAAGTTAAAACAGGAGAATTCCTATTTACAGGAAGAGGTAAAAACATTAGTGAATTTTGAGGAGATTATTGGGAAAAGTGAAAGCCTGTTGCATGTCTTTAATTTGGTTACCCAGGTAGCGCCAACCGATACCACCGTGCTGGTGATGGGAGAAAGTGGTACTGGAAAAGAATTGATTGCGCGCGCCATTCATAACCAATCGTCTCGGAAAGAGAAGATATTGGTCAAAGTTAATTGCGCTACACTCCCCGCTAATCTGATCGAATCGGAATTATTTGGCCATGAGAAAGGGTCATTTACCGGAGCCTTTGAAAAGCGAATTGGCAAGTTTGAACTGGCTCAGGGAGGAACCATATTTCTGGATGAGATTGGTGAATTGCCCCTGGAATTACAGGCAAAATTGCTGCGGGTATTGCAGGAAAAAGAAATTGAGCGAATAGGGGGTAAGGCACCAATAAAAACCGATGTTCGTGTCATTGCGGCAACAAACCGGAACCTGGAAGTAGAGGTAACAGAAGGTCGTTTTCGCATGGATCTCTTTTTTCGACTGGCCACGTTCCCCATTACGTTGCCCCCTTTACGGGAACGACCGGGTGATATCGTACTGCTCGCTCATTATTTTGCCCGTAAATTGGCCCAAAAGCAAAGAAAGTCATTTCTTGGATTCAGCGACATGGCACTTTCTGAGTTAACCAGTTACGCATGGCCGGGTAATATTCGAGAGTTAGAAAATGTCATTGAACAAGCCATTATTCTCAATAATGGGCAGACACCGTTGGTATTAGGGAGACCATTGGAAAAGCGTTTATTTGCGCCAAATCCTCCACTTAGCCAGCCTAAAAGCAATAGACTTCCTGAAAATCTGACAGTTAGCTTGCCCAGAGATCTGTCAGAAATGAAACAGATGCAACAGGCAACCGAACGGGAATACATTCTGGCCATTCTAAATCAGACAAATGGTCGTATTCGGGGAAGTGGTGGCGCAGCCGAGTTATTGAATTTAAAACCGACCACGCTGGAATATCGAATGGAAAAAATGGGTATCCGAAAAATACTGACAGTTCAGCCGCCAGACTCCTGACTAAGTACGCATTGCGAACAGGAAACTTAGCCAAATTCGTTGTTACTCCAGTAAATAATACCCTGATTTTTATCAACCGAGCTTAAGGCTGGCTTTCCAATTTGCTGTAAATGAGAACGAATGATAGGCACTAATCGAGCCACGGTCAGCTTGCCGTGGAATTGTTGACCTCCCACGAACACCGTTGGAGTAGCATTGACGCCTAGACTGACTCCTGCCTTCCAGTCGACTTTAATCAGGTCATATAGTCGATCATCCAGTAAGTCGTCAAAAAACTGCTGCTGATCCAGTCCTATCTGAAGGGCTAAGGTCGAAAGGGTGGAACAGGTGATTGACGTCAATGAAAATAAGCCCTGCGACATTAGCACAAATTTTCCCTGACGCCGGGCGGCTTCGGCGGCAACAGCAGCCAGCAGGGATTGATCTCCCTGGCGAATGGGAAAATGATGGTAGGAATAGCTAAGCTGATTCGTGAACAGGCTTAAAACCGTATCGATCAGCTTTCTAATAGACCTGCTCTGAGGGCAGGTGAAATCACCAAACTCAATTATTTCTACCGATTTTGAGTATGATCCAATCATCGGGAAAGCGGTATTTTGAGTAGAATTCATAGGGGTCAAAGTTTTCGGATAAACGGGTTAAATGGATTTAGGAATGAATCCATTTAGCTGATCCCATAGACCAATGGCAGTCCATCAATTGATGAACAGAGAGGGCAGGCTGGGTGAACGAAAGAAATGCTGAACGTATACAGTCAACAGACATGCCAACCAGGAAGAATTCGACTCGTTTACTAAAAACAATGCTTTACGGGCCAAAAAGAGAGATATATTTATGTCAATGGTGTGTTAAGCAGCTGATAAAGAATTGTCTATCTCCAAAATAGGACAAATAAATAGAGAATCTCCAGTTTCTTAGAGTCGCTGTAACCTATGGATTACATGCATCAATATCTGGTTTGCAGTATTGAACCTGCCCGCTTCAAAAGAAGAAGCTCTTCCAGAAGATAGAATCCATGAACTTGATTCATTGCTAAACGATTTCTATGAAGCAGTTCATTTTTCTGGTAGTCTTGTGCCTGTCAGCCATATCTGCCGAATCACAATCCTCATCCCCTCCGGTAAGTACGATTCGAAAGATACTGAGCCGGAACACGGTCGATACCATTCAGGTAAATTCGTTATTAAACCTAAGTCGCTATTATATTTTTAAACCAGCCGAACATAGTCATGATCTGGATACGGCCTTGTTAATGATTCAGCAAAGCCGTGCTCTGAGCCAGTCGCTGTCCTATCAAAAAGGGATGGCCAATGCGGACTTTTGTTCCTATCTGGCCTGGCTTGAAAAGGGAGATCATCGGCACGCTATTCTGTATGCTCAGCGGGCTATCGATCGGTTTACCAGGTATGGTTACTGGCAGCTACTTGGCGCTCTGTATCTGGAAATGACGCGTTTATATACGCTTGATCTGGATGAACTTCCGTATAAAATTGACTGCTACCAGAAAGCACTTTTGGCTTTCCAGCGGTCGGGGGATAAAGCCAAACAGATCGATATGTATAAGGAACTGGCTGATCACCACCAGGTACAGGAAAATTATGCGGTGGCCCTGGCTGAATTACAGAATGCGCTTACCTTATCCCAGCAGCTCGGGCGAACTGATCTGGAAAGAATCTATGATCTTATGGGGTTTGTTTCGACCAAATTAGGTGACTATAAGGAAGGGTTAGCGTATGGATTATTGGCTGTTAAACTTGCTGAGGAGCGAAAAGACAGTACAATACAGCTTTGTACCATTTACAATCGACTGGGTCTTACTTATTACGCGCTTGGACAGTTTAAACAGGCAAACAACTATTATCGAAAGTCGCTGAGAATTGCCCGACACTTCCATGAAACCCCCTACGTACTCGCTTTAACCAGTAATATTGCCAAATTACTGCTTCACCAGAATAAGCCCCAGCAAGCGCTTCGATTTCTGAAAAGCCAGATTGAGCAATATCCGCCAACAACGGCAGAAAGTAAGCTCATTGTTGCTCCTCTATTTCTGGATATTTACGCGGAATTGAACCAGTTTAAGCTGGCGCACTCGTATTGCGATCAGGTACTTGATCTGCTGGCAAAAAAAGGAGATGGGAGCGTAGGGCGTGCCCCAATTTATGAGTCAGCCATCCGGTTTCTGATCACCAGCAAACAATTTAGCCGGGCGCATTACTACCTTCAATTGAATGCGATGCAATGCCAGAAAAATGGCTCGACAAAGGACCTGTCCAGAAATCATTTGTTATGGTTTAAACTGGATTCATCCCAGGCCAATTATCAGGCAGCTATCCAGCACTACCAGCGTTATGAAGCTTTACAGGATTCCTTATTGAATGCCACAAAAAGCCAGCAGATCGCTCAGCTGGAAATACAATATGAATCGCAGAAAAAAGACCAGAATATAAAACTTAAGCAGCAAGCCATTCAACTATTAACCAAACAGAGCCAGCTTCAGCAAAATCAATTGCAACAGGCAAATACCATACGGAATGGTATTATTGCTGGCACCATATTGTTAATCCTGTTGCTGGGTCTTGGATTCAACCGTTACCTGCTCAAGCAGCACAGTAACCAATTGCTGGAAACTAAACAGATCGAAATAAATCGTAAAAATCATGATCTGGAACGGATTGTGCAGGAAAAGGACAATCTGCTAATCGATAAAGAACAACTGCTGATCGATAAGGACCATTTGTTGGAAGAACGAGAATGGATGTTGAAGGAAATGCATCACCGGGTTAAGAACAACTTGCAGATCATCACCAGCCTGCTTCACTCACAGGGGTCCTTTCTCAAAGATAAGGAAGCATTATCCGCGATTCGGGAAAGCCAGAACCGGGTGCATGCGATGGCATTGATTCACCAGAAACTTTATCAAACAGACCGGCTTTCCAGCATTCCAATGGTCAGTTACGTTCAGGAAATTGTCGATTATTTAATCAACTCATTTAATCGGGTTGATACGGTTCGTAAACAGATTACCGTTGCTCCAATCGACCTCGACGTTACGTATGCTGTTCCGTTAGGGCTGATTCTCAATGAAGCAGTAACCAACTCGTTAAAGTATGCTTTCCCGGATGGTCGGGCTGGCACACTTTGCGTTGATTTGATCGAAGATAAAAATAAAACCTACCGGCTTGTTATTGGTGATGATGGGGTTGGGTTTCCTGCCGATTTAAATCCGAGCCGTAGTCGAACCCTTGGCATGAGTTTGATACGTGGATTAAGTGAACAGATCGAAGGTATTCTGGACATCAGACAGCATAATGGTGTGCGGATTAGCCTGACTTTTGTTGAAGAAAAAAATGCGCGTGTCCCTGCCTGAACGTGTTTGTATGGTTTTCTAAAAAGCAGCGATTCGGCACGAACAAGCCTGTTGTAGGCGGTGAAAGAGCTACATAGTCGGCATTGCCATTCGAACTTCTACCACAGCACCCCATTGAATGAGTGGACAGCCTTTGGCAATGTCAATTGCTTCTTCATAATCAATGGCTCTGATCATGAGTATCCCGCCGATCGATTTATTTACTTCAGCATAAGGCCCAGTCGTAACAACATTGTCTTTTCTAATAACACGACCTCCTACATCCCAGCGCTGAGGTGGCTTGACCAGAATATTTTTGGCTGCCAATCCATTGATCCAGTTCTGAAAGGGTTTGACTGAGGCTTGTATTTGCTCCTGTGATGGTCTGGCGTCCTGGCTGGTCAAATCCCGGTGGATCACTAGTAAGAATTCGTTCATCTGACGGTTTTAGAATGGAAATCTGTTGATTTGCAACTTGTTCAGTAGCCTGGACTTCTATAAGCCTTTGACACATTGTCTATGAAATTCTCCAACGTTCGTAAGGGCGGGATCAAAGCGCATGCCAGGGTTAAACAAACAGCATAAAAGGGCAAACAATGCATTTGGAAGGCCATATCTGGTCTAAGCTCAAGTGCAAATCCGAGCCGTATAAATCCAGCTCGCTGGGGAAATCCAAAAAATTGGATGCAACCAGATACACCGACTTATTTGTCAATCTGACTTTTGCACAGGTCCGTGTTATGGTTATTAAGCGCATCATGACAAACTACGGGCCACCGTGCGGTGGCACAGTTCTGTGCAAAAGTCCTACAGTCAAATATGAACTCTGTACATTTCAGAAAGTTATCCCATTAATCGTTCAGGCTTGATTCTTGCTAAAGTAGTTTACGTTGGCTTTAATTGAACAAGTTCGGCTTAGCTGGTTACCCACTTGTTATCCATAAATTGGCTTTTTCGTATTACCTATTCTATGCACGCTCATAGATCAATTCGTCTCTTGTTGTGGCTACTCTGGCTAAGCTTGCTAGCTTGTCTTGTCCAGGCACAGCCCGTTTCGATCGCCGAAGCCAATAAGCTACTGAAGTCAGTTCAACGCAATACACTGGATACCAATCAGATAAATGCGCTGCTCAACTTGAGCGATTTCCATATCAATAAGACCCTGAACCCAAAGACAAGTTTGGATAGTGCGCTTGTTCTGATTGAGCAGACCGAAACGATAAGCCGCCGGATCGGTTTCGCCAGGGGCCTGGATAATGCCCTTTTTCTGCGGGGAAAAATTCAGATTAAAAAACAGAATATCAGCTCTGTGTTGCGTATGTCAACAAGTTTGAGCGATTCTAATCGGGTCCGGCTCTTGCTGGAACTGGGAAAGAATAAGCTTCGGCCAACCGACACGCAATTGGCTAATCGGGACAGTGCAAACGTATTTTTTCGTCAGGCGGAATTGATCAGCAAGGAGACTGGCAATCAAAAATGGCTGGAAGAAAGCCAGTGTTTGCTGGGAATCAGCTATCTGCTGAACAAAGATTGGCCGCGAGGTAAAGCCTACTTTATGAACGTTATCCAGGCCCGTCAACGGGCTGGCGACAAAGCCGGAGAAATTAAAGTCTGGCTCCGAATGGCAACGACTACATTTTGTGATGACTGTAGGGAAAATATGAGCGCTTTGGAAAAAGCACTAGCCCTTTCCCGCCAGATCGGTGATCAGTCTCAGGAGATGCTGATTTTGATGGAAATGGGCTACGAACATTTTCAATTGGATGGGGGAGATACCAGACAGGCTGAACAGAAGGCACAACAGGCCCTGGCTATTCAAAAAGCCATTGGTTCCAGAGCCCTTAATCAGGCTTACCATGCGCTGGCAGAGGAAAGTGTTTATAATATGCCCGGCGAATATGGCTATTTATCCAACGCCTATTATTTTATGTCTGATCTAAGTCAGGCTAAAGGCGATTTAAATCAAAAATTATTTTATGTCTTAACGGTTGTCAAAAGTGCCGAGAGTAGCGGGCTAATTGATGAGCTGGATTATGCCTATTTTAGGTTGGGGAACGCCTATTACGGGTTAAATCAATTTGACAAAAGTTTGGAGTATTACAAAAAGTCGTTGGCTATCAGTCACCAAAAAGGGAGACTATTTATCCAGGTGGGGCTGATTAGCCGAATGGTCGTGACCTTGTTAAAACAGGGGAAAGCCCCCCAGGCATTACAGTTGTTGCAAGACATTGCCGGAGAAAACCTTCCATTTACCTACGAGGATAAATTACTTATTGCCCAGAGTTTTGGCGAGTGCTATAATGCTCTGAACCAATACAAACAGGCGGAAAAGTATTACCTGGAGAGTGTTATATGGAGTAAACAAGTGGCTGTTCAGTTTCAATATACTGCCTGGCAGCGCATCAGCCAGTTTTACATTGCGAATAGCCAATATGCGAAAGCAGATCCGTATTTAAAGCGGTTGCTGTCAACGAATCAAAAGAAAATAATACCGAGCCAACAATTAGAAATTCACCTGATGCGCTTCAAAGTGGATTCAGCACAGGGTAATTATCCGTCAGCGATTAAACACTATCAACTGTATAAATCCCTGACTGACTCGATTTTCAATGAGAAAAAAAGCAAACAGATCACCCAGTTGAGTATTGAATATGAAACCCAGAAGAAAGAACAGGCCCTGACGCTACGGGAAAAGAATATTGCCCTACTCACTGAACAGAATAAAGCCCATCAAACCCAGCGCAATGCCCTGATTGGAGGAACAGCCCTACTGCTGGCCCTCTTAGGATTGAGTTACAACCGATACCGATTGAAGCAGCGGAGTAACCGGCAACTGGTCGCTCAGCAGCAAAAGCTACAGGCCCAACACCATGAACTGCAGGCCAGTCAGGAAGAGATCAATCAAAAGAATGAGAGCCTTCAACTCTTACTTAATGAGAAAGAATGGCTCCTTAAAGAAATTCACCATCGGGTCAAAAATAACCTCCAGGTGATCATGAGCCTGTTGAACTCCCAGGCCAGATACCTGCTGGATGATGCCGCCCTGTTAGCCATCCGGGAAAGCCAGCACCGGGTTCAGACTATGGCCATGATCCATCAGAAGCTTTATCAATCGGAGGGGATGGCCCGCATCGATATGGGGTCATACATCCAGGAGGTGGTCGTGTATCTCCGGGATTCTTATAACCTGCCTCAGCAGAATCGCTTCGAGTTAAGGGTGGAGCCTATTGAGTTAGATGTTACTCAGGCGGTCCCATTAGGATTAATCATAAATGAAGCCATCACGAATGCACTGAAGTATGCCTTTCCGAAAGGACACTTCGGAACCATTACGCTCACTCTACACCGATTATCGCCGACTACCTGTGAGCTTACTATCGCCGATAATGGCGTTGGCTTACCGCCGGAGTATGATGCCTCACGCAGCCGTTCGCTGGGTATGACACTGATCATGGGCTTTAGCCAGCAACTGGATGGGAAGTTAGTGATTCATAATAAAGATGGATTAAGAATTAGTTTGGTATTTAACGCTGAAGAATGAGTTCTGCCGATACGGTTTAGCTTCCAGAGTTGTATCTATGCCTACTGATAAGCATCTGGACAATAGTACATTGATCATCTTTAACGTATAATCCTGGATTTATAAGTAGATAAAAATACACC
This window harbors:
- a CDS encoding sigma 54-interacting transcriptional regulator — its product is MQSSSNLSINSTSACKILIVEDEYIIANDLSIILQDAGYPVIGIANSVAKALALMAQQVPDMVLLDIYLKGKETGIDLAKQLEEINIPFIYISANDNQSVLEAVKATQPSGYIVKPFREKDVLTALEIGRYRHSHSVELKLREEKALQIAITNALSDTAEWEKRLLTITQLLQQHIPFDFLTIRHQRLGTTHSYNYYRVGFEEYQLLSLQAIQQMTNAKVDFQLLPPGKQLVNGPVRYNQEGLSTLCQQDPFIQLLVKTFRFESVLMMPFRLVNGELFIIGFLSRNSEPYLARHQALLERLEQPIVLTLERVMAYEEIARLSNKLKQENSYLQEEVKTLVNFEEIIGKSESLLHVFNLVTQVAPTDTTVLVMGESGTGKELIARAIHNQSSRKEKILVKVNCATLPANLIESELFGHEKGSFTGAFEKRIGKFELAQGGTIFLDEIGELPLELQAKLLRVLQEKEIERIGGKAPIKTDVRVIAATNRNLEVEVTEGRFRMDLFFRLATFPITLPPLRERPGDIVLLAHYFARKLAQKQRKSFLGFSDMALSELTSYAWPGNIRELENVIEQAIILNNGQTPLVLGRPLEKRLFAPNPPLSQPKSNRLPENLTVSLPRDLSEMKQMQQATEREYILAILNQTNGRIRGSGGAAELLNLKPTTLEYRMEKMGIRKILTVQPPDS
- a CDS encoding DsbA family protein, with the translated sequence MNSTQNTAFPMIGSYSKSVEIIEFGDFTCPQSRSIRKLIDTVLSLFTNQLSYSYHHFPIRQGDQSLLAAVAAEAARRQGKFVLMSQGLFSLTSITCSTLSTLALQIGLDQQQFFDDLLDDRLYDLIKVDWKAGVSLGVNATPTVFVGGQQFHGKLTVARLVPIIRSHLQQIGKPALSSVDKNQGIIYWSNNEFG
- a CDS encoding histidine kinase dimerization/phosphoacceptor domain -containing protein — translated: MKQFIFLVVLCLSAISAESQSSSPPVSTIRKILSRNTVDTIQVNSLLNLSRYYIFKPAEHSHDLDTALLMIQQSRALSQSLSYQKGMANADFCSYLAWLEKGDHRHAILYAQRAIDRFTRYGYWQLLGALYLEMTRLYTLDLDELPYKIDCYQKALLAFQRSGDKAKQIDMYKELADHHQVQENYAVALAELQNALTLSQQLGRTDLERIYDLMGFVSTKLGDYKEGLAYGLLAVKLAEERKDSTIQLCTIYNRLGLTYYALGQFKQANNYYRKSLRIARHFHETPYVLALTSNIAKLLLHQNKPQQALRFLKSQIEQYPPTTAESKLIVAPLFLDIYAELNQFKLAHSYCDQVLDLLAKKGDGSVGRAPIYESAIRFLITSKQFSRAHYYLQLNAMQCQKNGSTKDLSRNHLLWFKLDSSQANYQAAIQHYQRYEALQDSLLNATKSQQIAQLEIQYESQKKDQNIKLKQQAIQLLTKQSQLQQNQLQQANTIRNGIIAGTILLILLLGLGFNRYLLKQHSNQLLETKQIEINRKNHDLERIVQEKDNLLIDKEQLLIDKDHLLEEREWMLKEMHHRVKNNLQIITSLLHSQGSFLKDKEALSAIRESQNRVHAMALIHQKLYQTDRLSSIPMVSYVQEIVDYLINSFNRVDTVRKQITVAPIDLDVTYAVPLGLILNEAVTNSLKYAFPDGRAGTLCVDLIEDKNKTYRLVIGDDGVGFPADLNPSRSRTLGMSLIRGLSEQIEGILDIRQHNGVRISLTFVEEKNARVPA
- a CDS encoding YciI family protein, with product MNEFLLVIHRDLTSQDARPSQEQIQASVKPFQNWINGLAAKNILVKPPQRWDVGGRVIRKDNVVTTGPYAEVNKSIGGILMIRAIDYEEAIDIAKGCPLIQWGAVVEVRMAMPTM
- a CDS encoding tetratricopeptide repeat-containing sensor histidine kinase; its protein translation is MHAHRSIRLLLWLLWLSLLACLVQAQPVSIAEANKLLKSVQRNTLDTNQINALLNLSDFHINKTLNPKTSLDSALVLIEQTETISRRIGFARGLDNALFLRGKIQIKKQNISSVLRMSTSLSDSNRVRLLLELGKNKLRPTDTQLANRDSANVFFRQAELISKETGNQKWLEESQCLLGISYLLNKDWPRGKAYFMNVIQARQRAGDKAGEIKVWLRMATTTFCDDCRENMSALEKALALSRQIGDQSQEMLILMEMGYEHFQLDGGDTRQAEQKAQQALAIQKAIGSRALNQAYHALAEESVYNMPGEYGYLSNAYYFMSDLSQAKGDLNQKLFYVLTVVKSAESSGLIDELDYAYFRLGNAYYGLNQFDKSLEYYKKSLAISHQKGRLFIQVGLISRMVVTLLKQGKAPQALQLLQDIAGENLPFTYEDKLLIAQSFGECYNALNQYKQAEKYYLESVIWSKQVAVQFQYTAWQRISQFYIANSQYAKADPYLKRLLSTNQKKIIPSQQLEIHLMRFKVDSAQGNYPSAIKHYQLYKSLTDSIFNEKKSKQITQLSIEYETQKKEQALTLREKNIALLTEQNKAHQTQRNALIGGTALLLALLGLSYNRYRLKQRSNRQLVAQQQKLQAQHHELQASQEEINQKNESLQLLLNEKEWLLKEIHHRVKNNLQVIMSLLNSQARYLLDDAALLAIRESQHRVQTMAMIHQKLYQSEGMARIDMGSYIQEVVVYLRDSYNLPQQNRFELRVEPIELDVTQAVPLGLIINEAITNALKYAFPKGHFGTITLTLHRLSPTTCELTIADNGVGLPPEYDASRSRSLGMTLIMGFSQQLDGKLVIHNKDGLRISLVFNAEE